One window of the Chitinophaga niabensis genome contains the following:
- a CDS encoding GNAT family N-acetyltransferase, which yields MNDQHIRPVAETDLQVWMQLERDTFTETFKPVYSTQDLQNFLQEKKNDNTLKAEWEQKDSFFYILWEGSTAAGFIKLNLHRQPDNGTLLPTPVMELERIYVRSEFQSKKFGRQLIQFAYEQAARHFVRTLWLGVWEHNVKARKFYEKEGFTAFGEHSFKVGEQVDRDLLLAKIL from the coding sequence ATGAACGATCAACATATCAGACCGGTAGCGGAAACGGATCTTCAGGTATGGATGCAGCTGGAACGGGACACATTTACGGAAACCTTTAAGCCTGTATATTCAACGCAAGACCTGCAAAACTTTCTCCAGGAAAAAAAGAACGACAACACGTTAAAAGCAGAATGGGAACAAAAGGATTCCTTCTTCTACATCCTTTGGGAAGGAAGCACAGCCGCGGGTTTTATTAAACTGAATCTCCACCGTCAGCCGGATAACGGCACTTTGTTACCCACTCCCGTGATGGAGCTGGAAAGGATCTATGTGCGCAGTGAATTCCAAAGTAAAAAGTTCGGCAGGCAACTGATACAGTTTGCTTATGAACAGGCTGCCAGGCATTTCGTGCGTACATTATGGTTAGGTGTATGGGAGCATAATGTAAAGGCCAGGAAATTCTATGAGAAAGAAGGGTTCACTGCCTTCGGGGAACATTCCTTCAAAGTAGGTGAACAGGTAGACCGGGACCTGCTGCTGGCAAAGATCCTCTAG
- a CDS encoding alpha-L-fucosidase, producing MKKMACLLTMLITVQSLMAQNNTSNDARMKWWREARFGMFIHWGVYAVPAGTYKGFPMARGGGEWIMNRSKIPVAEYQAYAKQFNPVKYNAEEWVKMAKDAGMKYIVITAKHHDGFALFNSKASKWDITDATPYGKDLLTPLVAACKKHGIKLGFYYSQAQDWNNPGGSVARKEMREGWPNPDSAKVDAYTKANNGHFDPAQMTQTFDQYIDNVAVPQVKELLTNYGEVAVLWWDTPTNMTDDAATKLQAQLKLQPNIITNDRLKRPNFQGDYKTPEQKIPNLSELDGRDWETCMTMNGTWGFKSYDHNWKSVSTMVRNLVDIASKGGNYLLNVGPTAEGEFPAESIQRLKGIGEWMKVNGEAIYGTKGNPLKPVQWGRITRKQNTLYLAVFEWPANGKLEVPGLKNKVKNISVLGTKNTLKSNTSGDNLVIDLSGKPTNDIATVIKVKVDGNL from the coding sequence ATGAAAAAGATGGCTTGCCTGCTGACGATGCTCATTACCGTTCAGTCTCTCATGGCACAAAACAACACATCCAATGATGCACGTATGAAATGGTGGAGGGAAGCCCGTTTCGGGATGTTCATTCACTGGGGCGTATATGCTGTTCCGGCCGGTACTTATAAAGGATTTCCCATGGCAAGGGGTGGGGGAGAATGGATCATGAACCGCAGCAAGATCCCTGTGGCAGAATACCAGGCTTACGCAAAACAATTCAATCCCGTTAAATACAATGCAGAAGAATGGGTGAAAATGGCCAAAGATGCAGGCATGAAGTATATCGTGATCACCGCTAAACACCACGATGGTTTTGCCCTCTTCAATTCCAAAGCCAGCAAATGGGATATTACGGATGCCACACCTTATGGAAAAGACCTGCTCACCCCGCTGGTAGCAGCCTGTAAGAAACATGGTATCAAACTGGGCTTCTATTATTCCCAGGCACAGGACTGGAATAATCCCGGTGGCTCCGTTGCCCGTAAAGAAATGCGCGAAGGCTGGCCTAACCCGGATTCTGCTAAAGTAGATGCTTATACAAAAGCGAATAACGGGCATTTTGATCCGGCCCAAATGACGCAGACTTTTGATCAGTATATTGATAATGTAGCCGTACCGCAGGTGAAAGAACTGCTCACTAATTACGGAGAAGTAGCAGTATTGTGGTGGGATACGCCTACTAATATGACAGACGATGCTGCCACAAAATTACAGGCGCAGCTGAAGTTGCAACCCAACATCATCACAAACGACCGCCTTAAACGCCCTAACTTCCAGGGAGATTATAAAACACCGGAACAAAAGATCCCCAATCTGAGTGAACTGGACGGGCGTGATTGGGAAACCTGCATGACCATGAACGGCACCTGGGGATTCAAAAGTTATGATCATAACTGGAAGAGCGTTTCCACGATGGTACGTAACTTGGTAGACATTGCTTCAAAAGGCGGTAACTATTTATTGAATGTTGGGCCTACTGCAGAAGGGGAGTTCCCGGCAGAAAGCATTCAGCGCCTGAAAGGTATCGGCGAATGGATGAAGGTGAACGGCGAAGCTATTTACGGCACAAAAGGCAATCCTTTAAAACCGGTACAATGGGGCCGTATCACCCGGAAGCAAAATACCCTCTACCTCGCTGTGTTTGAATGGCCTGCGAACGGAAAACTGGAGGTACCCGGCCTGAAGAATAAGGTAAAAAACATTAGTGTACTCGGTACAAAAAATACACTCAAATCCAATACCAGCGGGGATAATCTCGTAATTGACCTCAGCGGCAAACCCACGAACGATATTGCCACTGTGATCAAAGTAAAGGTAGACGGAAATTTGTAA
- a CDS encoding DUF4932 domain-containing protein: protein MKIQITIVLLFLASSLAGQAVKETIPKVYYSDTDTIRYEYSLYPDTFPMVMVLGKKDTVNAGTDNARGIVLTAFIGKDTLRIPGGNYPYAKRSYVTIKTPTRQSVVVFKYNGAISNFSQAYIEKYDGKTTFEIPEVYELASIIWTLSPAGQRATDLNKNTAYYKKAEQYFKPYLGHPLFKKLDFTEQDYFGKYYSFRENSFTYKFQGDSIVSEGSRHYVTGNDWDGFSSLFSEFLPLVEDFARTSNFRKFYTDNQGFYTADIRRVQQLLPVKHMWEWLEKEFPGEKYNAYRIVFSPLTGGSHSTQKYFGKNAKTKARYGETVMFICDASRYDVQKEITEQQKEGLMSGVVFTEIDHNYVNPVSSDYQKEIAEIFGKKGFWASEEDQWYRSPMAVFNEYMTHAVFCIWVNEKYNSKTAAYVIKKREELNTGKRKFYKFREFNQALLKLRKENPGLTIKGLYPRIIEWSKGQIR from the coding sequence ATGAAAATACAGATAACAATCGTATTGCTTTTCCTGGCCAGTTCACTCGCAGGGCAGGCTGTAAAAGAAACTATTCCGAAAGTCTATTATTCCGATACGGATACCATCAGATACGAGTACTCATTATATCCTGATACATTCCCCATGGTTATGGTATTGGGGAAAAAGGATACGGTCAACGCCGGTACCGACAATGCCAGGGGGATTGTGCTCACCGCTTTTATCGGGAAAGACACTCTGAGAATCCCCGGTGGTAATTACCCGTATGCAAAAAGAAGCTACGTCACCATTAAAACACCCACCCGCCAGTCAGTGGTTGTGTTTAAATACAACGGCGCCATCTCCAATTTCTCTCAAGCGTATATTGAAAAATACGACGGCAAAACCACTTTTGAGATACCGGAAGTGTATGAACTGGCCAGTATCATCTGGACACTTTCACCCGCAGGACAAAGGGCTACAGACCTGAACAAAAACACAGCATACTATAAAAAGGCGGAACAGTATTTCAAACCTTACCTTGGCCATCCTCTTTTCAAAAAACTTGATTTCACGGAACAGGACTACTTCGGAAAATATTACAGCTTCAGGGAGAATAGTTTTACTTACAAATTCCAGGGCGACAGCATCGTTTCCGAAGGTTCCCGCCATTATGTAACGGGCAACGACTGGGATGGCTTCAGCAGCCTGTTTTCGGAGTTTTTGCCGCTTGTGGAAGACTTTGCCAGGACCAGTAACTTTAGAAAATTTTATACTGACAACCAGGGCTTTTACACGGCTGACATCAGAAGAGTTCAACAGCTTTTACCCGTCAAACATATGTGGGAGTGGCTTGAAAAAGAATTCCCGGGTGAAAAATACAACGCGTACAGGATCGTGTTTTCCCCTTTGACCGGTGGTTCCCACAGCACACAAAAGTATTTTGGGAAAAATGCTAAAACCAAGGCCCGGTATGGAGAAACCGTTATGTTCATTTGTGACGCCAGCCGGTACGATGTGCAGAAAGAAATAACAGAACAGCAAAAAGAAGGCCTGATGTCCGGAGTTGTATTTACTGAAATAGACCACAATTACGTAAACCCTGTTAGTTCAGATTATCAAAAAGAAATAGCTGAAATTTTCGGCAAAAAGGGTTTCTGGGCATCAGAAGAAGATCAATGGTACCGCTCACCGATGGCTGTTTTTAATGAATACATGACGCATGCTGTGTTCTGTATTTGGGTAAATGAGAAGTACAACAGCAAAACAGCCGCATATGTGATCAAAAAACGGGAGGAGCTAAACACCGGCAAACGGAAGTTCTACAAGTTCAGGGAATTTAACCAAGCGTTGTTGAAACTGCGGAAAGAAAATCCCGGCCTGACCATAAAAGGCCTTTATCCCCGGATAATCGAATGGAGTAAAGGGCAGATACGATGA
- a CDS encoding FecR family protein has protein sequence MATRFDILLKGYISGTLTPPEAEEFLQLVKDQDHRLPDAVQRLLENEHHPALPPEKEQEMADAILSRARRAERNRIPMFRLAAAAAVLAVLGAGLLFMLNSRQPAAPTPRTATASAAAPGHNKATLILADGTVVPLDSAGEQQIGQGIRQSKGQLRYTAEAKSGSIQFNTLATPRGGQFRLTLPDGSRVWLNSASSLRYPTAFNGGQRVVELKGQGYFEIAQAPSQPFIVKVNSMEVQVLGTRFDVMAYPDENVVNTTLLNGAVQVKNAGTTRLLRPGQQAVLNGGNNHITIQQADTTKVIAWKNGLFLFDNMDLQTILREVSRWYNVEVVYTVTPSSELYGGAISRNMSLEAVLHLLEGNGFNHLKIEDRKILVLP, from the coding sequence ATGGCAACACGATTCGACATACTGCTCAAAGGATACATTTCCGGTACGCTTACCCCCCCGGAAGCGGAAGAGTTCCTGCAACTGGTCAAAGACCAGGACCACCGCCTCCCCGATGCCGTGCAGCGCCTCCTGGAAAACGAGCACCACCCGGCATTGCCGCCGGAAAAAGAGCAGGAAATGGCCGATGCTATCCTCAGCCGGGCGCGGCGTGCGGAGCGCAATCGCATCCCGATGTTCCGATTAGCAGCGGCCGCAGCGGTACTGGCTGTATTGGGAGCAGGGTTATTATTTATGCTGAACAGCAGGCAGCCTGCCGCACCAACCCCACGAACCGCCACAGCATCCGCCGCCGCACCCGGCCATAACAAAGCCACCCTCATCCTGGCAGACGGCACTGTAGTGCCGCTGGACAGTGCGGGCGAACAGCAGATAGGCCAGGGCATCCGGCAAAGCAAAGGACAGCTGCGCTATACCGCGGAAGCAAAAAGTGGCAGCATACAATTCAACACACTGGCCACGCCCAGGGGCGGGCAGTTCCGCCTCACCCTCCCTGACGGCAGCAGGGTATGGCTCAACTCCGCCTCCTCCCTCCGCTACCCCACCGCCTTCAACGGCGGCCAAAGAGTGGTGGAACTAAAGGGCCAGGGGTATTTTGAAATTGCGCAGGCGCCCTCGCAGCCCTTTATAGTGAAAGTAAACAGCATGGAGGTACAGGTATTGGGCACCCGCTTCGATGTTATGGCCTACCCTGATGAAAATGTGGTGAACACCACCCTGCTGAACGGCGCCGTACAGGTCAAAAACGCCGGCACCACCCGCTTGCTGCGCCCCGGGCAACAAGCGGTGCTGAACGGTGGAAACAATCACATCACTATACAGCAAGCTGATACAACCAAAGTTATTGCATGGAAGAACGGCCTGTTCCTGTTTGATAATATGGACCTGCAGACTATTCTGAGAGAAGTGTCGCGCTGGTATAATGTGGAAGTGGTGTACACTGTTACGCCCAGTTCTGAGTTATACGGCGGCGCCATCAGCCGCAACATGAGCCTGGAGGCTGTTTTGCATTTACTGGAAGGCAACGGCTTTAATCACCTGAAAATTGAAGACAGAAAAATACTGGTATTGCCGTAA
- a CDS encoding alpha/beta fold hydrolase — protein MWKTLLLLPVLLQQTAIAQTVQRSDYVIASDPGVRIAIREVATRKRSRKPPILLLHGGGAGGIASFDLPVAGGSFAEDLAKAGLHVFIMDARGWENSTRPDYDTTKRWVIAASSAEVSRDIDAVVDFIREKTGRKKVALFGWATGGSWMGYYSCIYPYKTASLIMLNSLYNVKAPWIFTKLFRNPSDTSQFNYASTSVLRRATAAQLIENWNNYIPVADKSQWYDTSVAKAYARTAVSFNEDSILEVPGGYRAESFYTAQGKGMWHAKDVSVPVLAIRCAYDTWSRPEDLTALQEKLVNSPRKQFVTLPEGTHMVFLERPEKGRTQLINEIVAFNLKTR, from the coding sequence ATGTGGAAAACCTTGCTCCTCCTTCCGGTATTATTACAACAAACTGCCATAGCACAAACGGTTCAGCGATCAGACTATGTGATTGCCAGTGATCCCGGCGTACGCATTGCTATCCGGGAAGTAGCCACACGCAAACGTAGCCGTAAACCTCCTATCCTTTTGTTACATGGTGGCGGAGCGGGCGGTATCGCTTCATTTGATCTGCCTGTAGCCGGAGGATCGTTTGCAGAAGACCTGGCCAAAGCAGGCCTTCATGTATTCATTATGGATGCACGGGGCTGGGAAAATTCTACCCGTCCTGATTATGACACTACCAAACGCTGGGTGATTGCAGCCTCTTCTGCGGAAGTATCCAGAGATATTGATGCCGTGGTGGATTTTATCAGGGAAAAAACAGGCAGAAAAAAAGTAGCCTTGTTCGGCTGGGCTACAGGTGGCAGCTGGATGGGTTATTACTCCTGCATCTATCCTTATAAAACCGCTTCGCTCATTATGCTCAATAGCCTGTATAACGTAAAGGCACCCTGGATCTTCACCAAACTATTCCGCAATCCTTCCGATACCTCACAGTTTAATTATGCTTCCACATCGGTGCTGCGCAGAGCAACTGCTGCACAACTGATAGAGAACTGGAATAACTACATACCTGTAGCAGATAAATCCCAATGGTATGATACCTCCGTAGCAAAAGCTTATGCAAGAACGGCGGTGTCTTTTAATGAAGACAGTATCCTCGAAGTACCTGGTGGTTACAGGGCAGAGAGCTTCTATACGGCACAGGGAAAAGGCATGTGGCATGCAAAAGATGTTTCTGTACCGGTGCTGGCTATCAGATGTGCTTATGATACCTGGAGCAGGCCGGAAGACCTTACTGCTTTACAGGAGAAGCTGGTGAATTCTCCGCGTAAGCAATTTGTGACCTTGCCTGAGGGCACACATATGGTGTTCCTTGAGAGGCCGGAGAAAGGGAGAACACAACTGATCAATGAGATTGTTGCATTCAATCTGAAAACACGTTGA
- a CDS encoding TonB-dependent receptor, with product MYFNANEKALRFHRLLTTLCKVMKITAFILFVTCMHVSATGLSQQLTLSVKNVPLQKLFKEITARTGVSVIYGETVLRNTAPVTITVKDASLQQVLDLCVRNQPLVYTMEGNSIIIKRRPSGNPPQPPPPPVADTLITASGKVTDAKGMPVPGATVLVKGTMHGTKTDGEGNFSLKGVRTGAVLVVSSLGFEPQELPAHSGAAAITLKEAASSLNETVVVGYGTVKKSDLTGAVTKVGESAIKATPIPSLDRAMQGRAAGVQVVTNSARPGGAATIRIRGSGSVNAGNDPLYVIDGFPVSGGLNSINSDDVESIEILKDASATAIYGSRGSNGVVMVTTKQGRSGKAVVTYNGYYGSQSVRRTIPLLNAQQFALFVNEALTNNGAAPYFNGSSAERPLPETLGEGTDWQDVVMQNAPIQNHQLGVSGGSDRSRYAISAGYYDQQGIIRNSGFKRYTLRANLTNDITSRVKTGLSMQGAYTQSDNAKTDVDGTEGGGVTSAALSYSPTFKVFNENGTYYKNQGSLNGYGVDNPLAITNEITNKSSMLRLLANTYLDYHIIEGLNFRVSLGADLQSAKTNAYTTRLALAGASQGGAASVASSQSINWLNENTLNYTRKLGNIHQLNALLGYTIQGRSTENATARARTFSDDFAQYNNLEAGSTLVAPSSDASNWKLISYIARINYGFDDRFLLTLTARRDGSSRFGPQRKFGIFPSGALAWKLMNENFMQKQTFLSDAKVRVSYGLSGNQEIGDYQYLANITTSQYVLGGALQPASNTAGIANPDLRWEKNAQFDAGIDLAFFNNRLQLTADYYSKNTSDLLFSVSVPTSSGFRTNLKNIGSVRNRGIELSLASVNVDHHDFKWTSEFNITFNRNEVLRLDGRKEFTTGVDAVLFNTTINPILLRVGSSLGNFYGLVVDGIFQNKAEIDASAQKTAKPGDIRYKDRNADGVINDNDRDIIGNSNPDFFGGLNNTFTYKGIELNIFVQGNYGNEILNYGNFDLLNLTSGNNQSARVLDRWTPERPGNTIPRANSAGGSRVLSSFQVEDGSYLRFRNISLGYNLPQSWLSRFSINSLKIYVAAQNLFTITDYTGYDPEVNRFGSSSLSQGLDYGTYPAAKTLLAGINLKF from the coding sequence ATGTATTTTAATGCTAATGAAAAAGCCCTGCGCTTCCACAGGCTTTTAACCACGTTGTGCAAAGTTATGAAGATCACTGCATTCATTTTGTTCGTTACATGCATGCATGTAAGTGCAACCGGTCTTTCACAGCAACTCACGCTGTCTGTAAAAAATGTGCCGCTGCAAAAGCTGTTCAAGGAGATCACGGCGCGCACGGGCGTGTCCGTCATATACGGGGAAACAGTGCTGCGAAACACGGCCCCGGTCACCATCACGGTGAAAGACGCCTCGCTGCAGCAGGTGCTGGACCTCTGCGTGCGCAACCAGCCGCTCGTTTATACGATGGAAGGCAACAGCATCATCATCAAACGCAGGCCCTCCGGCAACCCGCCGCAGCCTCCGCCGCCCCCGGTGGCGGACACGCTCATCACCGCCTCGGGTAAAGTGACCGACGCCAAAGGCATGCCGGTGCCGGGTGCTACAGTGCTGGTAAAAGGCACCATGCATGGTACGAAAACAGACGGGGAAGGCAACTTTTCCCTCAAAGGCGTGCGCACCGGCGCTGTGCTCGTTGTAAGCTCACTCGGCTTTGAGCCGCAGGAACTGCCGGCGCACAGCGGCGCAGCGGCCATCACCCTGAAAGAAGCGGCCAGCAGCCTGAATGAAACGGTCGTGGTCGGATATGGTACGGTAAAGAAAAGCGACCTTACCGGCGCAGTCACCAAAGTGGGTGAATCCGCCATCAAAGCCACGCCCATTCCCTCGCTTGACAGGGCCATGCAGGGCCGCGCCGCAGGCGTGCAGGTGGTCACCAACTCCGCCCGGCCCGGAGGTGCCGCCACTATCCGCATCCGCGGCTCCGGTTCGGTGAACGCGGGCAACGATCCGTTATATGTGATCGACGGCTTCCCGGTATCCGGCGGGCTCAACTCTATCAATTCAGACGATGTGGAATCCATTGAGATACTGAAAGATGCCTCTGCCACCGCTATTTACGGCTCCAGGGGGTCTAACGGCGTGGTGATGGTCACCACCAAACAGGGCAGGTCCGGTAAGGCCGTGGTGACCTATAACGGGTATTACGGCTCTCAGTCCGTCCGCAGGACCATTCCGCTGCTCAATGCGCAGCAGTTCGCGCTGTTTGTGAATGAAGCGCTCACCAATAACGGGGCCGCGCCTTACTTCAACGGCAGCTCCGCTGAAAGGCCGCTGCCGGAAACGCTCGGCGAGGGCACAGACTGGCAGGATGTAGTGATGCAAAACGCGCCCATCCAAAACCATCAGCTGGGTGTGAGCGGCGGTTCCGACCGCTCCAGGTACGCCATTTCCGCCGGGTATTACGATCAGCAGGGCATCATCCGCAATTCGGGTTTTAAGCGGTATACACTGCGGGCCAACCTCACTAACGACATTACTTCCCGCGTAAAAACCGGCCTCTCCATGCAGGGCGCCTACACCCAGAGCGACAATGCCAAAACGGATGTGGACGGCACGGAAGGCGGCGGCGTTACCAGCGCCGCGCTGAGCTACTCGCCTACTTTCAAAGTGTTCAACGAAAACGGCACATACTATAAAAACCAGGGTTCACTGAACGGTTACGGAGTGGATAACCCGCTGGCCATAACGAATGAGATCACCAATAAAAGTTCAATGCTGCGCCTGCTGGCCAACACTTACCTGGACTATCACATCATAGAAGGCCTCAACTTCCGCGTCAGCCTGGGGGCGGATCTGCAAAGCGCAAAAACGAACGCATACACAACGCGGCTGGCCCTCGCAGGCGCCAGCCAGGGCGGCGCCGCTTCTGTAGCCAGCTCACAGAGCATCAACTGGCTGAATGAAAATACGCTGAACTACACCCGCAAACTCGGCAACATCCACCAGCTGAATGCACTGCTTGGTTACACCATCCAGGGCCGGAGCACCGAAAATGCCACAGCCCGGGCCAGGACCTTCTCCGACGACTTTGCGCAGTATAACAACCTGGAGGCAGGCTCCACGCTGGTAGCCCCCAGCTCCGATGCCAGCAACTGGAAACTCATTTCCTACATCGCCCGTATTAACTACGGGTTCGACGACCGTTTCCTGCTCACGCTCACGGCGCGGCGCGATGGTTCCAGCCGCTTCGGCCCGCAAAGAAAGTTCGGCATCTTCCCTTCCGGCGCACTGGCCTGGAAACTGATGAACGAAAACTTCATGCAGAAACAGACCTTTCTTTCCGATGCCAAAGTTCGCGTGAGTTACGGCCTTTCGGGCAACCAGGAGATCGGCGACTATCAATACCTCGCCAACATCACCACCTCACAATACGTACTGGGCGGCGCTTTACAGCCGGCCTCCAACACTGCCGGCATCGCCAATCCCGATCTGCGCTGGGAAAAGAACGCTCAGTTCGACGCAGGTATAGACCTGGCTTTTTTTAATAACCGCCTGCAGCTCACGGCGGATTACTATAGCAAAAACACATCCGACCTCCTCTTCTCCGTAAGCGTGCCCACTTCCTCTGGCTTCCGCACCAACCTGAAAAATATCGGCAGCGTACGTAACAGAGGCATTGAGCTGTCGCTGGCCAGCGTGAACGTGGATCATCATGATTTTAAATGGACATCTGAATTCAACATCACCTTTAACCGCAACGAAGTGCTGCGGCTGGATGGGCGGAAAGAATTCACCACCGGCGTGGACGCCGTGCTGTTCAATACCACGATTAACCCCATACTGCTGCGGGTAGGCAGCTCCCTGGGCAACTTCTACGGCCTGGTGGTGGACGGCATTTTCCAGAACAAAGCAGAAATAGATGCCTCCGCGCAGAAAACCGCCAAACCCGGCGACATCCGTTATAAAGACCGGAATGCAGACGGCGTGATCAATGATAACGACCGCGATATTATCGGCAACTCCAACCCGGATTTTTTCGGTGGCCTCAATAACACGTTTACTTACAAGGGAATTGAACTGAACATCTTTGTGCAGGGCAATTACGGCAATGAGATACTGAACTACGGCAACTTTGACCTGCTGAACCTGACCAGCGGCAACAACCAGAGCGCCCGTGTACTGGACCGCTGGACGCCGGAACGCCCCGGCAACACCATTCCCCGCGCCAATTCAGCCGGTGGCTCGCGGGTGCTGAGCAGCTTCCAGGTGGAAGACGGTTCCTACCTGCGGTTCAGGAATATTTCCCTCGGGTATAACCTGCCGCAATCGTGGTTAAGCCGCTTCTCCATCAACTCGCTGAAAATATACGTGGCGGCCCAGAACCTGTTCACCATTACCGATTATACAGGGTACGATCCCGAAGTGAACCGCTTCGGCAGCTCCTCGCTCAGCCAGGGACTCGACTATGGCACCTATCCCGCAGCCAAAACGCTGCTGGCCGGCATTAACCTGAAATTTTAA
- a CDS encoding RNA polymerase sigma factor, which produces MKNNSTHHTDPLLLRLSEGDESAFREFFHTYSHHVYHVALLMTKSTELAEDMVQEIFLKIWLNRAALPGVENLKGYLFINARNHILNELRKGSHNLQFTTALLNYFSEPADNPEQALLRKESRSVLRQAIAHLPTRQRLIYQLNKEKGLKQDEIAAQLNISKHTVRNSLAQALQNIRHFLERAATGLVLAVCVIEAFL; this is translated from the coding sequence ATGAAAAACAACAGCACACATCATACGGATCCACTGCTCCTGCGCCTTTCCGAAGGAGACGAATCCGCATTCCGCGAGTTTTTTCATACCTACAGCCACCATGTTTATCATGTGGCTTTACTAATGACCAAATCCACCGAACTGGCGGAAGACATGGTGCAGGAGATCTTCCTCAAAATATGGCTCAACAGGGCGGCCCTTCCCGGAGTGGAGAACCTGAAAGGTTACCTTTTCATCAACGCCCGCAACCACATCCTTAACGAACTGAGAAAAGGATCGCACAACCTGCAGTTCACTACCGCCCTGCTCAACTATTTCAGTGAACCGGCAGACAACCCGGAACAGGCGCTGCTGCGCAAGGAATCGCGTTCGGTGCTGCGCCAGGCCATTGCCCATTTGCCTACCCGCCAGCGACTCATCTATCAGCTCAATAAAGAAAAAGGGTTAAAGCAGGATGAGATTGCGGCACAGCTGAACATCAGCAAACATACCGTGCGCAACTCCCTGGCGCAGGCCCTGCAAAACATCCGCCACTTCCTGGAACGGGCCGCCACCGGGCTGGTGCTGGCCGTCTGCGTGATTGAAGCTTTCCTGTAA